AACTTCTTTCTTGTGGCTCCAGACAGAAGAGAAAACGAGGTGATTGCACAGTTCCAGAGACCAGCTTTTAAACAATCGTTGTCTGAAATGTCGCTGAGCTACATACCTTTTACTGAGCTTAAAACTCACTGTGAGGGATTGTGCAAATTTGGTGATAACCACAAGATAATGCACAAGATCGCTAGGCACTGCACCTGTCCGAACTGATTGAGGTTAAGCATGCAGCATAATCTACCACTCGTTCATGCAGAAGGCATAAGACTTGCTCGCACCGGTTGTGATGGCATTTTTCACGTCCGTGTGATTGATAAGGGAGCGAAAAACCGGCTTTCTTGGGACCGCTTTGTACGATTGCAGGCAGCAGCGGAACAAATAAAAACAAACTTGACGGCAGCATGCTCCGTTCTCGACGTTGGTGGCTATGAGGGCGCACTTGCGTTCTTTCTTGTCGAGAGTGGTCATTCCGTCGATGTGCTCGATCCCGAAACAACCGGGGGGACGGCAACTTGCATAAACGCTGCTGATTTCAGTTACGAGGTCGTCACGGCTGTCGATGTTCTGGAGCATATTAGTCCCGAGCAACGTCAGACTGCCATCTTTGAATGCGCTCGAGTCGCATCCAAGTTATTGGTGCTCAACTATCCTTGCCGGGAGAGCGCTCCGGCTCAGGAATTGATGCTTAAACTAACCAACAATGCTTTTGTAAGACAGCATGTTGAGTGGGAATTGCCAGATAGCAACTGGGTGGTTGGCGAGCTAGCGGAAGCGGGTTTTGACTGTCAAATTATCCCGCATACAAATCTGGGCATTTGGCTCGGTCAGTATCTTGTGCAAAATTTACTGCCCGAAGTGGCGCCAGCACTCAATGCTGCTTTGATTGCACGTCACTCGGCAGAGCCATTCAGCAGTCCGCTCTATCACCTAGTCGTCGCAATACGGGATTGAGAGACCCCGTCGACGCTCGAACGAAACATAGTTTTTATCAGAATCATTAGCCGGAAGTCGGCGTTCTTACTTCGCATGAACTACCAGGGACAACACAACATTGTTCAGAGTTATTTCGGTAATTCCACCAAACCGCAGCGCTTACCGCAAGGGTGGCAATGCCTGCACTGATCAGCTTTGCCATAGGGAGCACATTGGCACCAAAGAGCGTCAACCAGATACCCAACATCGGCGAGCCGCAGCAACCCAAGAGAAAGCACCCGCCGCCGCAAAATAATGCTGTTAAACCGGCACTGCCAGCCGCCATGTTTCGAGCCGCAGTTGACCGGATGTCAATGTACCGCCTGAGCGAATCGGCAGCAAAAGCAAATCCTAGCGCGCATGAGTAGCCTAGTAAATAGTTCTGCGTTTGGATATAGCGATCCAACATTGAAGGCAAATTACAGCCGTCCTCGCAAACGTCCTGCGTCAGCAGCTCTGGGTACGCACTGAACCACAAGTAGTGAAGCCCGTAAGCAAGGCAAAACACTCCTACAGGCAAAAGCCACTTACCTAGCGACTTGATCGTAGTGTTCTTCACAGATTGCCTCCAGTCTTATGAGCAGAACACGCAGAATCACAGCCACAGCCGTCGCTGCGGTTGTTGAACCGGATATGGAACGCGATCTTGTACGTATGCTTCACCAGTTACTAACGAATTGTAAGCGCGATCGAGCTCTCGACCGAGATAGGCAGCGTGATCTAGTCGGCTAACGAAATTTTTTTCAATGGACTGCATATAAATTGCTGTTGGCGTTTCGCCTTCGATAATGCAGTCTAGAACACCAGTCGGTGTATAGTGTTCGACAAGGAGCAACTTTCTTTTACTATCAGGATAGATAACAAAAAAACCAGCCGCATCTGTCACGAAGCGCTCGGTCTCGGGCGCTCGCACCACTTCTACTTTTGTAGTCTTGATTTGTTTTTCAAATGGTCCGGGATTGCGCGCGGCGCAAGCCTTGACCTGCTCAGCTATAGCGGCAACGTCAGTGGTTCCAATCAAAGATATCAGCTCAACTTGCTCAAGGAAAAATTGCACCTGTTCTCGGCTGACGTTTTTGAGATAAGGCCGTTTGCCCTTTGCCTCGCGAATCCTCATACCGTCATCAACGCCGTGCTTAAACAGGCTTTCCATAGATTGCCCTGGCAGATGACCGACTGCTTGTTGAGTGTCATCACCACAAACAAGCAGAAAACGAATGTTGGGGTTACCAAGAGCGTTTTGAATAACGCGCTCAATGCCAAGGTTTTCCGTATGCATGGGTCCGACTACTGCCATGCCTTCTGGATTAGCTGCTCGCAATTTTTCGGCTAGATCTTCACTGTTGAGCGTAACCACGGCAACCGGCGCCGTATAACGCGATACCTGATATTCACCAGGCAGAGGCGGCCAGCCGGCCCGCTCTTCGGGCATCTCTGTTGGACACAAATCAAGACTTTCGCTTTGTTCTGGATAGGCCTCGGCAAAAGCGTTGGCGGCAATTGCGGGATAGCAAATGGCGCAGCCAAGACAATCATACTTTTTCGCTGTAAAGTTATCGCGCGCGCGTCCTAACAAGTCGGATAGCACATCTCTACCGGGCGCGGTTAGTGCTAGCGCTTCTGTCGTCTGCTGAAAGCAACCGCAGCTATGGCACTTAGCCAAAGAGGCCGCTGTTTCAATCTGCTCGTGTATGACATCCAGGGGGGATTGCATTAGATTTTCCTGTAGCAAACATCATAGCCATTATACACTAATCAATTGAATAGTATATAATGCCAACAGATACCCCTTCGAGGTTCAAAGATGGACGAACCAGACAAGTGTTGCAGCCCCAAACCGCTCTTAGAGGACCGTCCAGTCTTTTCCCTTAATCAGGCTGCTGAACTGGCAGAGCTGTTCAAGCTGCTGGCGGATGCGACACGGGTCCGGCTGCTGCAACTGCTGTTAAAACACGGCGAGATGCGAGTGTCTGAGATTTCAGGCGCGCTGGAGATGACACCGCAAGCTGTTTCAAACCAACTTCAAAAACTAGCGTATAACAATGTCGTTGCAGCCAGAAGAGCAGGCGTGAATATTCACTACCGCGTCGTTGATCCGTGTGTTCGTGAGCTGCTTCAACAGGGTATGTGCCTTCTTGAAGATGCGCGCCAGAGCAGGAATCACGCTGATGTTGTCTGATATGAAAGTAAGTTTTCGTAAAAAGGGCGGCTTGCTAAATGCGCAGCTTGACTGTGAAATCGATTGCAACAATGTTCAGCAGCTCACTCAAGAGGAATCCCGCGAGCTAGTGGCTTTGCTGAATAAATACCGCCCGGCGTGCGCTTGCACAGATGAAAGCATTAGTGGACAGAGAAATGAATTCAGCTATCAGATCAGTATCGATGATGGCGAGAACAGGCTGAAACTGGCATTCTGTACGGGAATGTATCTTGAAGATATCGAGCTGTGGCGCAGCGTTGAGCTGATCGAAACCCTTTGTTATCGTGCGTGTGGTGCGGAGCAAAGACCGATCTCTATCGGATGTTGCCCTAGATCGAACGTCGAGGGATAAAGTTTATTATTTGCTTTTAGGCTTCCATGAGGGCGGCGATCGTGTCAATACCCATGTTTTCGTTCAATTTTCGTCATCTCAGGCGCGCAAAGTAGGGAGAGTGGATCCTCTTCCCATGCGCTTTTTGTGCCCTTGGACATTCGTTCGGTCGACGCTAGTCAGAGTTGACTGCACACCCTTCCATTCGTAATCAGGTTGAGTCCGTGCTGGGCCGGTATCAACCTTTTTTAACGTTCTCTGTGCAAGCACAGTAACGGGCCGAAAAACGTCCTAGCCCAGCGTCATCCTTTTCTCATCGAATTCTTTTTTGTCCTTTAAAACGTGATATGCGATCTCTGCAATCGTTCGGGCGATCGCAACTATTGCGGTTTTTTTGCCTCTGCGCTTAAGTATTGTGTTGTAGCGACTCAGAAACGGCTTCGAAGTTCTTACAGCCATCCATGCGTCTTGTAGGAGTATCCATCGCAAAATTCTTGGACCTCTTTTTGTAATTGCTCCCATTCTCATCACACTGAACTCGCATAGAGGCGAGGCACCAAGCCGATATAACCAGCAACATGCCGAGCGTTCTTAAACCTCGTGATGTCACCCAATTCAGCAGCTATCATTAATGCCGAGATATCTCCAACACCTGGAATCGTTTTCAGCAACTGCACTTCGGGAGAGTCCTTTGCTAGTTGCATTAAGATTCGATCCCGATTTACCATCTTTTCTTCAAAATAATCGATCACCTCGAGGCACTCCCCAAGCTGCTGTGACGCTCGGGAGTGAGACTGCTTTCTTGTTGTAGACAATTGCGCCCAAGCGCGGACCCCAATCGAGCTTCTTTGTTTCCTTGTCCAGAACCGCATGTGCGATGTTCTTGTATTGTGTTCGTGAACGCATCAGTCTTGTCCGCCATCGCAAATTCTCTCTCAATATGCGCTCATTTCTGCTCGGTTGATAGCAGACCGGCAGGTAGTTTCGGATGACTAACTCCATCAGAATTTTGCTGTCGATTTTGTCATTCTTTTTGACACTATCGGCTATTAATCTCACAGCATAGGTGTTTGCGACTTTAACTTTCGAACCGCATTGTTTGACTGTTTCAACGAACCATTCGTTGCCGCGGCAATTCTCAATCGCACAAATTACTGGGTCCAATCGCAGAAAAAACTTTCGAACTTCGTGCTCGTCATTCGACAGTTTGTGCTGGCTCAGCACCTCTCCCTTCTCGTTTCCCACAGTAATTACAGAGAAACGTTTGTGGAAATCGATTCCTACAAACGTAGCTTTACCTTCCATGGGCGTGATAGATTTCGGCATAGGCATGTTCTCCAAAGCAGTGTTGGGTTTGTTTCGCAAAACTTCCATACCCTGTTTTTTGGTGCTGTCTGTACCGCCACCTGGCGCGTCTCCAAGCCATGCGACAGAGATTGGTCAGACAGCAATCATCCTGAACCCGCCCTGCATACAATCTTTTTTGGCATAACGACGGAGACACTAGACCCGTCTAGACCTTTATTGAGTACTGGAAATCGTCACAACCGAAGGATTATCAACCAGGTTTTGACGGCTGGGACCAAAACGACTGAACAACGCCGGTATAACAACCAGAGTCAGTGCTGTGGATGTGAAAAGACCACCGAACACAACATAAGCAAGGGGTTGCAGAATTTCCTTTCCGGCACCGCCACCAATCATCAATGGCAACATGGCCATAGCAGCGGTCAAGGCGGTCATTAGCACGGGTGACAGTCGCTCCATTGAGCCTTCTTTGATTGCTTGTCGGATAGGCACTCCTGCCTCAAGCATGTGGTTGTAGGTTGTGACCAATATAATGCCGTTTCGGTTGGCCACGCCAAACAAGGTTATGAAGCCAATTAATGAGGCTACTGATAGAACACCACCACTTACAGAAACAGAAATTATGCCGCCGATTAAAGCCAGGGGCAGGTTGGTTAGTATCAAAATTGTGGACCTTATTGAACCTACCGACTGATGGATTAGAACCGCGACGAAAAGCATTGCCACCAAGGTATACACAAGAAGCTCTTGACTAGCCCTTTGTTGTGCTTGAAATTGTCCACCGAGATCTAGGTAATAACCCGGCGGCAAAGCAACGTGTTCGCTCAATTCTCTTTTGACATCGGACACAACAGAGCCGATATCTCGGCCTGAGACATTAGCTGAGACAACAATGCGCCGGGAAACATTTTGCCGATTGATTGTATTAGGGCCTGAATCGCGGACGAGAGTAGCAACCGATGATAACGGCACCTTGACTCCAGTCGGCGTATCAACGAGAAGATTGCCGATCTTTTCAGCGTTATTTCGAGCAGCTGGTGACAGCCACACGACTAGGTTGAATAAGCGCTGACTTTCCAGTACCTGTGAAACTGTCTTTCCGTTGAGCGCGGTTTCCACTGTGTCCGCTAGTGATCCAACCGTCAACCCATAGCGAGCTGCACTGTCTCTGTCGAAGCGAACAGAGATTTGCGGAACCGGCTGTTGAGGCTCAATTTGTAGATCTACTAAGCCTTTTATTTTTTCGATTGCTCCGGCGACGGATTGCGCTTGGGATCGCAAAATCATCAAGTCTGGGCCAAAAATCTTTATCGCCAGAGCAGCCCTGGTGCCTGATAGAGTCTCATCAATTCTATTTGAAATAAATCCGCCGAGATTGGCTGAAACACCAGGATAGCGAGCCAGCTCTTTGCGGATCATTTCCATCACTGTGGCTCTATCTTTAGAGTGTTCAGCAATTTGTATATCCAATTCGCCAAAAGTAACGACACCAGCATCGTCATCACCAAAGGCTCGCCCAGCACGGAATTGAACGGTCTCAATTTCTGAATGTTTCATAAGCGCAAGCTCGATGGCCTTGCCGATTTGTTGAGTGGATGCCAAAGAAGCGCCAGGCATTTGATTCAATGTGATAACTAAGCTGCGCTCCTGAAATTCAGGCAGGAACGTTGTGCCCAACGCAGGCAAAAGCAAAAGGCTCGCGAAAAATCCCAAAACGGACGCAAGCAAAACAACCATTGGTCTCCTCATGGCGAAGGCTAATATCGGTTCGTAGATCCCTTTGAGCTTGCGCACTGTCCATGTTTCGTCTTCGGGCAATTTTCGATTAGCGAGCAATAGATAACAGAGTGCTGGAGTAACTGTCAGTGCCACCAGCAGTGATGCCAGTGTAGAGAGGATATACGCCAAACCAAGTGGAGTAAAAATGCGCCCTTCAATTCCAGACAGGGCAAAGATTGGCAACACAACGACACAGAGAATCAATGTAGCAAATACAACAGAGCCTCTAATTTGTACTGATGCTTCGAATACTACTTTGAGAGGTGGTTGTGCCGCACTGCCCTTTATGTGGTTTTCACGAAGGCGCCGGTACACGTTCTCAGCATCTATGATTGCGTCGTCGATGACGCCACCCAGCGCGATGGCAAGACCGCCCAGAGTCATTGTATTTAAGCCAACTCCAAACCAGTTCAGGACAACAAGACCAAGGACTATCGAGAGTGGCAACGCAGTGAGCGTGATTGCAATGGTTCGCCAATTGCCCAGGAATAAAACCAAGACTACGGCGACAATGAGGGCGCCGTCACGCAGGGCTTCTACCACGTTCTCTACGGACTTCTCGATAAAGTCTTCCTGTCGAAATGTGGTCGCTACCCTGACATCAACAGGCAGAGTTTTTCTGATCCCGTTCATCGCGGATTCGACTGCTCCTGTTACTGTTGGCGTATCGGCAAAAGGTGAACGGGTGACCGTTACGATGACAGCATCTTCTCCGGCGAAAGAGCCGTCCCCGCGTTTGACACCTGAACCAATGACGACATCAGCAACATCGATAAGGCGAATCGGAATACCGCCCTTGTTTACCGCCACCACTGACGTTTTCAGATCGGAGATACTACGAAGGCGACCCAAGCCGCGGATAAGAAATTCACGGTCTGGCTTTAAAAGAAAGCCGCCGGGAGCATTTAAATTAGCATTGCGGGCAGCTTCGGTAACTTGCAGCAACGTCACACCAAACTGTTTCAGCTTCTCCGGGTGCACCAAAACCTGATACTGCTTTTCGCCGCCGCCAAGAACCAGTACCCGCGTCACCCCCGGAATAGCCAGGAGTCTGTTGCGAATTTGCCAGTTGGCGATGGTAGCCACATCTAGTAACGTTGTTGGATCAGAACTAGACTTGGTTCTATCGATGGTGAGGGCATACTTAATGACGTCTCCAACCGGATTGCTAATAGGTGATAACAACGGTGGATTGACTCCTTGAGGCAGGCGTGGTGCAACTTGCTGCACCTTTTCAGCGACGAGTTGCCTGGCTCGATAAATATCTGTGGAGCCCTCAAAGATAGTGGTTATTACAGATAGTCCGATTGCCGAACTAGATCTAATATCGACCAGGCCCGGTGTTCCGTTCAGGGCACTCTCTAGCGGTAAAGTGACAAGTGACTCCACCTCTTCCGGGGCTAAGCCAAGCGCCTCGGTTTGAATGACTACTTGCGGTGGCGCAAAGTTAGGGAAAACGTCAAGTGGCAGCTTCAAAACGACACTAAGCCCCATTCCTAGGGCCAAAATCGATAAAATGACTACAATGAATCGATTGCTAATCGACCATAAAATCAAACCATTAAGCATTGGTATGGTTCTCCGCAGTACCCACAGGTGCATCGTTTGCGAGCGATTTTTCGTCTATAGCTTTGTTGCCGCGTCCGGTCAGCTTGCCTGCAACAAATGCGACTATTATTAGCACCGCTCCAATCAGCAAACCTAGCCACATTGGGAAAGCTGGCTTAGCATCCGCCTTTCCTTCGCTTTTTTCGTCATCGTCAGAAGGTATGCTTGATTTAGAGGTTTCCGCAAGTAATTGATAAGCTCGTTCTGTCACGACGTTATCATTGGCGGCCAGCCCAGTTGACACGCGCACGTAATTGTCTTTAGTTTCACTAACACTAATGGGAACGAGTTGGAAATGCGTGCTATCCCGCTTAATAAAAACGGCGTTTTTCCCACTCGATGTCACCAGTGCATCACTTGGCAAATACAGCGCTTTCGAGGGGTTCTTGGTTGAACCGACAAGCTCTATCGTTGCAAACATTTGTGGTTTTAAAAGACCTTTTGGATTGTTGATGAGCGCCCTAACTCCTATGGTTCGAGTGACTGGATCGACCTCTGGATCAATGGCCCCTATGATTGCCGTAAAAGACTGACCGGGACATGCAGGGGTCTTAACGATGATTTTTTGTCCTATCTGGGCGAGGTGTATGTCCTTTTCATAGACTTGCGCCACGGCCCATACCTGCGACGTATTAACGATTTTCAGAAGTAGTCGAGCAGGCTCTACGGATTCTCCAGGTGTAACTTGTTGATCAGAAATAACTCCGGAAAGCGGACAATACAAGGTGACATGACCATCGGCTGTTGCTTGTATTCGTTGCCCCAGTTGAGCCAATCGATTTTTCAGCATGGCATTGCTTAGCTGCAATTGCACGTGCGCGGCTTTTAAATCAGCTTCAGATTGCCGCAAAAGACTTTCGGCGGCTTGATAGTCTTTTTGGGCGGTCACTTTGAGTTCTAGAAGAGTCTTTTCCCGTTCAAAGTTTGTTTTTGCCAGACTGAGCCTAGCTTGAGCCTGCTCTACAGCGAGGCGATTCTGTGCAATTGTTCGCGAGGATTCGACTGCGAGTTGTCGAATCTCTGGAGTATCGACAACTATCAGTGGATCGCCTTGAGAGACCCTCTGTCCTTTTTGTGCTAGCAAAGTGAGTATCCGTCCTGCTAGCGGCGCATTCACGTCAGCAGTATTTGCTGGTATAGACTCAATTTGCCC
This genomic interval from Candidatus Melainabacteria bacterium contains the following:
- a CDS encoding class I SAM-dependent methyltransferase; protein product: MQHNLPLVHAEGIRLARTGCDGIFHVRVIDKGAKNRLSWDRFVRLQAAAEQIKTNLTAACSVLDVGGYEGALAFFLVESGHSVDVLDPETTGGTATCINAADFSYEVVTAVDVLEHISPEQRQTAIFECARVASKLLVLNYPCRESAPAQELMLKLTNNAFVRQHVEWELPDSNWVVGELAEAGFDCQIIPHTNLGIWLGQYLVQNLLPEVAPALNAALIARHSAEPFSSPLYHLVVAIRD
- a CDS encoding transcriptional regulator, which translates into the protein MDEPDKCCSPKPLLEDRPVFSLNQAAELAELFKLLADATRVRLLQLLLKHGEMRVSEISGALEMTPQAVSNQLQKLAYNNVVAARRAGVNIHYRVVDPCVRELLQQGMCLLEDARQSRNHADVV
- a CDS encoding efflux RND transporter permease subunit, with protein sequence MLNGLILWSISNRFIVVILSILALGMGLSVVLKLPLDVFPNFAPPQVVIQTEALGLAPEEVESLVTLPLESALNGTPGLVDIRSSSAIGLSVITTIFEGSTDIYRARQLVAEKVQQVAPRLPQGVNPPLLSPISNPVGDVIKYALTIDRTKSSSDPTTLLDVATIANWQIRNRLLAIPGVTRVLVLGGGEKQYQVLVHPEKLKQFGVTLLQVTEAARNANLNAPGGFLLKPDREFLIRGLGRLRSISDLKTSVVAVNKGGIPIRLIDVADVVIGSGVKRGDGSFAGEDAVIVTVTRSPFADTPTVTGAVESAMNGIRKTLPVDVRVATTFRQEDFIEKSVENVVEALRDGALIVAVVLVLFLGNWRTIAITLTALPLSIVLGLVVLNWFGVGLNTMTLGGLAIALGGVIDDAIIDAENVYRRLRENHIKGSAAQPPLKVVFEASVQIRGSVVFATLILCVVVLPIFALSGIEGRIFTPLGLAYILSTLASLLVALTVTPALCYLLLANRKLPEDETWTVRKLKGIYEPILAFAMRRPMVVLLASVLGFFASLLLLPALGTTFLPEFQERSLVITLNQMPGASLASTQQIGKAIELALMKHSEIETVQFRAGRAFGDDDAGVVTFGELDIQIAEHSKDRATVMEMIRKELARYPGVSANLGGFISNRIDETLSGTRAALAIKIFGPDLMILRSQAQSVAGAIEKIKGLVDLQIEPQQPVPQISVRFDRDSAARYGLTVGSLADTVETALNGKTVSQVLESQRLFNLVVWLSPAARNNAEKIGNLLVDTPTGVKVPLSSVATLVRDSGPNTINRQNVSRRIVVSANVSGRDIGSVVSDVKRELSEHVALPPGYYLDLGGQFQAQQRASQELLVYTLVAMLFVAVLIHQSVGSIRSTILILTNLPLALIGGIISVSVSGGVLSVASLIGFITLFGVANRNGIILVTTYNHMLEAGVPIRQAIKEGSMERLSPVLMTALTAAMAMLPLMIGGGAGKEILQPLAYVVFGGLFTSTALTLVVIPALFSRFGPSRQNLVDNPSVVTISSTQ
- a CDS encoding IS110 family transposase, translated to MRFWTRKQRSSIGVRAWAQLSTTRKQSHSRASQQLGECLEVIDYFEEKMVNRDRILMQLAKDSPEVQLLKTIPGVGDISALMIAAELGDITRFKNARHVAGYIGLVPRLYASSV
- a CDS encoding DUF4346 domain-containing protein, with product MQSPLDVIHEQIETAASLAKCHSCGCFQQTTEALALTAPGRDVLSDLLGRARDNFTAKKYDCLGCAICYPAIAANAFAEAYPEQSESLDLCPTEMPEERAGWPPLPGEYQVSRYTAPVAVVTLNSEDLAEKLRAANPEGMAVVGPMHTENLGIERVIQNALGNPNIRFLLVCGDDTQQAVGHLPGQSMESLFKHGVDDGMRIREAKGKRPYLKNVSREQVQFFLEQVELISLIGTTDVAAIAEQVKACAARNPGPFEKQIKTTKVEVVRAPETERFVTDAAGFFVIYPDSKRKLLLVEHYTPTGVLDCIIEGETPTAIYMQSIEKNFVSRLDHAAYLGRELDRAYNSLVTGEAYVQDRVPYPVQQPQRRLWL
- a CDS encoding efflux RND transporter periplasmic adaptor subunit, which encodes MYSRNLLPLLAIATLISLTVSASYGYAEEETNKSKDADTTGNVEIAVDVQKAMGLTTQQPALLDSTQSHIINGQIESIPANTADVNAPLAGRILTLLAQKGQRVSQGDPLIVVDTPEIRQLAVESSRTIAQNRLAVEQAQARLSLAKTNFEREKTLLELKVTAQKDYQAAESLLRQSEADLKAAHVQLQLSNAMLKNRLAQLGQRIQATADGHVTLYCPLSGVISDQQVTPGESVEPARLLLKIVNTSQVWAVAQVYEKDIHLAQIGQKIIVKTPACPGQSFTAIIGAIDPEVDPVTRTIGVRALINNPKGLLKPQMFATIELVGSTKNPSKALYLPSDALVTSSGKNAVFIKRDSTHFQLVPISVSETKDNYVRVSTGLAANDNVVTERAYQLLAETSKSSIPSDDDEKSEGKADAKPAFPMWLGLLIGAVLIIVAFVAGKLTGRGNKAIDEKSLANDAPVGTAENHTNA